TAATCTAGTACCAAACCCACCTGCTAAAATTACTACTTTCATGTTTTTTGATATTTGTTAGTTAGTTGTTTTTTATTTTGATTTTTTTATCTGCTGATACAATTACTTTACTCCAAGCATTTTCTGCTTTTATATATAAAGATTTAAAAGCAGCTCCAATACCTCCTAAAAATTGCACAAAAGCAATCATAGCAAAACCTATCATTGCCCATGTTTTTTGGGCTGTAAGAATTAATTCGCTTTCGGGAATGTAATATCTTCTTTCTATATATATGCCAACCAACATCAATAAAAATATAATACAATATAATATTAATGGTTTTACAAAAGGATTCAAAAATCCTTTTACGGCTATTTTGGCAGTGGGAATATAAGGAATTTTTTTATTAATTAGTGTTAAGTAAAACGCGTATGTAAAAACAGGCCAGCAAGAATATTTTAAAACCATACCTCTCCAATGGATTCCTCTTTCTGTTTTTTGATCACACAAAAACCTTTGAGCATAACCATAAATTAGAATAGAAATTAATAAAATAGGAGTTCCAAGTACAATAAATTCTGTAAAATCCATACTTGCAGGACTTATTTTTGTTGTAAAAAATAATAAGGGAACAAAAATAAAGAAAGCTGTTATAGGACCAAATAAATAATAACTACCAATTGATAAATAAGATAATTTTTGCCAAAAAGTAAGGTGTTTTAAAGTTGACGGAATTTCATCAAACAATAATTCAAAAACACCTCTTGCCCATTTAAGTTGTTGTTTACAAAATGATGTAAAATCTTCTGGCACCAAACCACGACTTACAATTACAGGGTTGTAAACAGATTGCCAACCTTTTGCATGAATTCTTAAAGATGTTTGTAAATCTTCAGCTAAACCTTGAGCATGGCCTCCAATACTTTCTAGGGCTTTTCTTCTAAAAGTACAATTTGCACCAATGGCAACTGCACTTCCATACCCATTTAAACCCATTTGAGTTGGTCCATAAAAGGTGTATGTTTGTTCTGCTGCGCCTTTTGCTGTAAATGAGCGATACATGTTATAGTATCCTTGGCTTACTTGTACAAACCCAACTTTTTCATCTTGAAAAAATCCTAAAGTTTGATCTAAAAAATTAGGCAAAACAATATGATCTGGGTCTAATATTAGAATAAATTCTTCTTTTGTTCTTTTTAGTGTTTCGTTTATTTTACCTGCTTTTGCTCCAGGTAAATTTGCTAAATTTAACCAAACAACATCATGTTCTTCTGCTAATTCTTTAAAAGCGATGTCTTCTGTACTATCTAATAAATAAGTTGTGTGTGGATAATTTAAGTTTTTTAGTGCCTTAAATGTGTTTTCGAACATCGATAAAGGTTCTCCAGGAGCAGACGTTGTAAAAACAGCGACACTTAAATTTTTTTCTGGAACTGGTACTTCTTTAGGTTTTTGAATTCGTAAATAATTTATCCAAATTAATGCAACTCTTATAATTCCATATAAGAAAAAGAGACTTAATATTACAAAAAGAAAAAGATTGGAAATGTGTTCGCCCCTAAACCACCATTCAATTAAATTAAACATACTTAAAAGCCCAGCAAATGTTAGGCCTAAAAATATAGCCTTATCAAAGCCAGTAACTCTTTTAGCTTCTTTAAATTTAAATAAATCGTTTCGTAGTTTTGAATTCATTAAAATCTATAATTCAATCCTAAATTAATATTATTTCTGTCATAAAAAAATGTTTCTTGAAAAGTATACATAACATTCATTCCAAATTTGTTAGAAATAGCGTAGTTAATAGAACCTTCAATTTCTGTATAAGAAAAAGTTTCATCATAAAAACCACCTATTTCAAAATTATTTGGGGTTACTTCACTAGAAAATGGATTTCTTACAGAAGCTTGTAATCCATAATTTAATTTTGCCTTAAGCGTTAAATTTTTTGTTGGCTTAAAATTTGTTATAAAAAGTGCCGAATGTATTTCTTGTTCTTTTGGCGTAAAATAAGGGTCGTAAACTCCTACACCATTATTATCATAAACAAATAAAACATTTTTAGAATCTGAAAAATTATATCCATAACCAGCTTGAAAACTAAACTTGTAAAGTTTAATGGGTTGTGATACAATGTAGGCACCAAATAATTTTATATTGTTATCATCTTCATAAAACTGTTGATTATAAGCTGCATGAATAGCTACATATTTATGGTTATAATCAAACTCTCCAAAAACATTTTGGTTTGTTAAATTGAATGTAGTACTTGCAATTGTGCTTAACAAACTGTTTTTAGAATATCCAAAATTTAAAGATGCTTCTTGGCTTAATTGCTGTATAAATCGAAAGCCACCTACCCAATCAGTTTCGCCAGAAAAGTTTTTATAAACACCACCAGTTAGGTTTATTTTTAGGCCTACATCATAAAAATGAAACTTATTGTTTACTTTCACAATCAAGGCTTGTTCTGTTTGTGGAGAAAAATTATAGTTAGAAACTTCTAACTTAGGATTTAAAAATTTAGAGATATATTTCTCTAAAGATACATGTTGTGCAAAGTATTCTAAAGGCTGTGAATCTGTTTGATATTCAAAATTAGCATTTAAATAAAATGCAGTTAGTTCTCTTATTTGACTTGATAAGTTGTCTGTAAGAGTTGTTTCTGGATAAATTTCTTTGATTTTAGCTACTTTTTCTTTCGCCATTTTTACATCACCATTCCAAAAACTAATATTTGCTAGCATTAATAAAAACTCTACGTCTTTTGAGTCTTCTGTTATGTATTTTGATAAAATAGCTTCAACTTCGTTTAGTTTTCCGATTTCATATAAAAATCTGGCATAATCTTTTTCTAAATTTTCATTATTAGGTGATAAAGAAATTGCTTTTTTAAATTTAGCTTCAGCATTTATTTTATCATTATTTAAAGATAAAACATGTGCATACAACCAATTTATATTTAAACTTTCGGAAAAACGATTGTAATTTTTAGATAAAATTAAGAGTGCTTTATCAAATTCTTTTGATGCAACAAATGCTTTAGTTGCTTTAAATAATTCATCTTCAGTAATTTCTGTAGAGGTATCGTAGTTTGTTGTAGTCGTTTTAATCGGTTGATTTTGAGAAAGAGCAACGATGTAAAAAAACATAAAAAGGCATAAACTGCTATTTTTAAGTGATTTAAAAACAGCACCTAGCTTTAATAAGTTCATCATTATTGATATTTTTATATTTTGAAGGGGGAATGAACTATATATTAGATACAAATATATATATTTTTTCAAAATAACTCTTTAATTTCTTAAAGAGTTTTGTTTTATTTAAAATTGATGAAAATATGATGTTTCATGCTACTTTACAGCAAAAAAAAACAGTCTAATTTTAGTTAGACTGTTTTGTTTCAATAAAAAATGGTTGAATTTTAAAGTGCAGTTATTGAACTAAAACCTTTCCATATATCAGCATTTTTGTAAGTGTCTACAGAACCAGAAGGTACTTTTAAATTGATGCCACTTGTTGCAACAAATTCAAAAACATTTGCATTTATAGTAATTGGAGTTGGCACGTTAATATTCATGTTTTTTAAACCATTGCAGTTATAAAAAGCTTGTTCACCAATACTTGTAATGGTATTTGGAATATTTACAGTTGCTAAGCTAGTACACTGAAAAAATGCTTGTTTTGATATACTTGTAATCGTGTTTGGTACATCAAAAGTAGTTAAGCTAAAGCAATTACCAAACGCAGTTTCTCCTATTGTGGTTAAAGTACTTGGAAAGTTAACTGTTGTTAAACTACTGCAGTTATAGAATGCAATATTAGGTAAAGAAGTTACACCTTCAGGAATCGTTAATTCACTAAGACTATTACAGCCAGCAAAAGCTCCATTTTTTATACTTGTTACACTACTTGGAATATTAATTTCAGTTAAACTACTACAATTAAAAAATGTAGTTGCTTCTATGGTTGTTAAATTAGTTGGTAAATCAAAGTTTTGCAATTGAGGACAATTACCAAATGCACTATTTCCAATACTTGTAATGCTGTTAGGTAAAACAATTTCTTCTAAAGTGCTACATGCATAAAAAATACTACTTCCAATGCTTGTTACGCCATTTGGAATGTTAACTTCTTTAAGTGATGAGCATTCATAAAAAAGATTATTTGGTAAACTTGTAATATTGTCTGGTATTACAGCTTTTGTTAAGTTAATACAAGCACCAAAAGCAGATTCTCCAATAGTAGATACAGTTGCTGGTATATTAATTTCTTTTAATACACTACATTCATAAAATGCTGATGAACCTATTGTAGTAATGTTGTTAGGTATCGTAAAGTTTTCTAAACTGTTACAGGCATAAAATGTTTCGTTAGGTATTGTTGTAAACGTATCAGGAAAAGTAATGTTTGTTAAACTAGCACATAAACCAAAAACAGAGGTACCCATATTTGCATTTACAACACTACTAGGAATTGTAACGTTATTTAAACTACTACAATCATAAAAAACACTATTTCCGATACTTGTAATGTTGCTTGGAATTGTAATGTTTGCTAAACTTCTATTACTCGCAAAAAGACCATCTGATAAATGAGTAGTTCCTGCTGGAATATTAATTGTAGATAAACTGATACATCTCCCAAAAGCATCATGTCCAATTTCTGTAACAGAATCTGCAATGCTTACACTTGTAATTGCTTGAGAGTCGTAAAAAGCTAAATTTCCAATAGTTTTTATATTGTTTGGTATTGTAACACTTGTAATGTTGTAGGTATATGCAAAACCTTCGTCTACAATACTTGTAACGTTATAAGTTATGTCAAATTGATCAATAGTTGCTGGTATTTCTAAAACACCTGAAGGACCATCATTTGTATTTTTTTCAACAGATACTTCGTTACTATTTGCGTTTGTTATTGTGTATTTTAATGTCCCATCATTAAAAACAGTACCTACAGCTGGTCCTGAAGGTGGAATAACATTAACACTTACACTAGCAGAGGATGTATCTCCATTACTATCTGTAATTGTATAATCAAAAGTATCTGCGCCATTAAAATTAGTCTCAGGATTGTAATCTATAGTGTCATCTGTTGGGTCATTTGGTGTTCCTGCATTATTTACAGCAATTGTAGCTCCATTTATTGTTGTTGAAGATGGTATAGAAATTGGGCCTGAATTAGGGCCATCATTACCAAAACTATCATTTGCTAAAACATTAATGTTAACTGCTGTATTTTCGTTTGTTGAAGAAGAATCATCAACAGCAGTTGGGGTGTCGTTCATTGGTTCCTCATCTGTTTTTGGACTTGTACATCCTGAAAAAACTAAAGAGAAAACTATAAATGCATAAAGTATTTTTTTCATTTCTTTTGTTTGAAGTTTCAATCACAAATATATTTAATTATTGCTCAAAAAGAGCTTTTATTTCAATATTCGAAGACTAAATATATTTTTCTGTATTAGGATGTGATGTTTTGCAGTTTCTTTTTTTGAAAAATAGTGATTCATCCAAAGGAATATAAGTCGATAAAAATTAGATAAAAAAACTTTAAGAATAGTTTTTTATGGGTTCTCTTGTATTGAGTCTATCAAGATTTTAGAACTTTCAAAAATAGAATCTTTTATTTTTCGTTGATTTATAAAAGTGCTATCAGTTTTTATATATTCCATAGCCTCAGCTGCATTAATTTCTAAAAACGGAGGACAATCAAAATAGGGTTTTTCATACTCAAAATTGGTAAGCATTGTTTTATTCCAAAGACTTAAATCCTTGAATATTGCTGCTACCATTGGCAATG
The DNA window shown above is from Polaribacter sp. Hel_I_88 and carries:
- a CDS encoding tetratricopeptide repeat protein; its protein translation is MMNLLKLGAVFKSLKNSSLCLFMFFYIVALSQNQPIKTTTTNYDTSTEITEDELFKATKAFVASKEFDKALLILSKNYNRFSESLNINWLYAHVLSLNNDKINAEAKFKKAISLSPNNENLEKDYARFLYEIGKLNEVEAILSKYITEDSKDVEFLLMLANISFWNGDVKMAKEKVAKIKEIYPETTLTDNLSSQIRELTAFYLNANFEYQTDSQPLEYFAQHVSLEKYISKFLNPKLEVSNYNFSPQTEQALIVKVNNKFHFYDVGLKINLTGGVYKNFSGETDWVGGFRFIQQLSQEASLNFGYSKNSLLSTIASTTFNLTNQNVFGEFDYNHKYVAIHAAYNQQFYEDDNNIKLFGAYIVSQPIKLYKFSFQAGYGYNFSDSKNVLFVYDNNGVGVYDPYFTPKEQEIHSALFITNFKPTKNLTLKAKLNYGLQASVRNPFSSEVTPNNFEIGGFYDETFSYTEIEGSINYAISNKFGMNVMYTFQETFFYDRNNINLGLNYRF
- a CDS encoding glycosyltransferase family 2 protein; the protein is MNSKLRNDLFKFKEAKRVTGFDKAIFLGLTFAGLLSMFNLIEWWFRGEHISNLFLFVILSLFFLYGIIRVALIWINYLRIQKPKEVPVPEKNLSVAVFTTSAPGEPLSMFENTFKALKNLNYPHTTYLLDSTEDIAFKELAEEHDVVWLNLANLPGAKAGKINETLKRTKEEFILILDPDHIVLPNFLDQTLGFFQDEKVGFVQVSQGYYNMYRSFTAKGAAEQTYTFYGPTQMGLNGYGSAVAIGANCTFRRKALESIGGHAQGLAEDLQTSLRIHAKGWQSVYNPVIVSRGLVPEDFTSFCKQQLKWARGVFELLFDEIPSTLKHLTFWQKLSYLSIGSYYLFGPITAFFIFVPLLFFTTKISPASMDFTEFIVLGTPILLISILIYGYAQRFLCDQKTERGIHWRGMVLKYSCWPVFTYAFYLTLINKKIPYIPTAKIAVKGFLNPFVKPLILYCIIFLLMLVGIYIERRYYIPESELILTAQKTWAMIGFAMIAFVQFLGGIGAAFKSLYIKAENAWSKVIVSADKKIKIKNN
- a CDS encoding leucine-rich repeat protein is translated as MKKILYAFIVFSLVFSGCTSPKTDEEPMNDTPTAVDDSSSTNENTAVNINVLANDSFGNDGPNSGPISIPSSTTINGATIAVNNAGTPNDPTDDTIDYNPETNFNGADTFDYTITDSNGDTSSASVSVNVIPPSGPAVGTVFNDGTLKYTITNANSNEVSVEKNTNDGPSGVLEIPATIDQFDITYNVTSIVDEGFAYTYNITSVTIPNNIKTIGNLAFYDSQAITSVSIADSVTEIGHDAFGRCISLSTINIPAGTTHLSDGLFASNRSLANITIPSNITSIGNSVFYDCSSLNNVTIPSSVVNANMGTSVFGLCASLTNITFPDTFTTIPNETFYACNSLENFTIPNNITTIGSSAFYECSVLKEINIPATVSTIGESAFGACINLTKAVIPDNITSLPNNLFYECSSLKEVNIPNGVTSIGSSIFYACSTLEEIVLPNSITSIGNSAFGNCPQLQNFDLPTNLTTIEATTFFNCSSLTEINIPSSVTSIKNGAFAGCNSLSELTIPEGVTSLPNIAFYNCSSLTTVNFPSTLTTIGETAFGNCFSLTTFDVPNTITSISKQAFFQCTSLATVNIPNTITSIGEQAFYNCNGLKNMNINVPTPITINANVFEFVATSGINLKVPSGSVDTYKNADIWKGFSSITAL